The Trichoderma asperellum chromosome 6, complete sequence region CGATCTGTTCCACTGTCCCTTAAATACTCAGGCAGATCAGAATCAATGTAGAAATTATCGTTAGTGGAGATACGAGGTGTGCTAAAGTCCTCTCCAACACGAGAAGCCTGTATCTGGCTGCCCAGGTCCCAAGATTGCTGGATCTTCAAGTGCAGTAGATGCAGGGCACCTGGGAGTTCATTGGACATGGGCAGAAAGTCAGACAGGCGCTGGTCGTAATGAAAGATTTGGCCGTCCTCTACCAGGCAGGAATATTGAGGCTCAGCCACTTATCAAGAAATATACAGGAGTTAGAAGAGCTTTGCGTAGGCTGAGGAAATAGATGAGCGGATGGCTCGAAAAGCTTCCCAATCAGGCAATTTCCCTAGCGCCAGCAAATTCTCCGCGCATTGCTCCACCATGGCTGATCTACAGCGttactacggagtactgaTGGTAGTTTACAGATACAGCCACAGCTGGCGAACTAGTCGACTGAAAAAATTGCGTGTTGAAGAATGGCTTGAATAATTTGTGAAGAACAAGGTCGAACATGGAACTGCTGAATAGATGAGACTCTCCACTGCGCAAGTCCTTTAACTGATGGACAAACATAATTAAAGGTAGCCTTAAGGAAAGTCGTTCCGTTAGCTGCTATTGGCCAAACGGCTCGGGTTGTCGATCCGGGGAACTGTCTCGGTACCAAATCGGTTGGACACGTGCGGTAAGATCTCATCCGCTAGGGCAAAAGGCCCTGGTTTTGATTCAAGAGCAACTACAGACTTACCAATTGCCGACTCAGCAGGTCGTAATTCCAGCTTGGTGGCTGGTAGCCCTACAAGTGGCTTGCTTGAGCGGCCTGTCTTGGTTCGCATGCCAAGAGCTCTAAGAAACAGCTCTGGCGAGTCAGAATCAGCCATATTCTCACTGATGACCGTTTAGCTTCAGCCACACTACACCATGAGCATCGCATAATCTTTCCGCGAGAATAGGGCCAATTATGTAACGTCCCTCCAAGACAAGAAGAGCCTGTTGTCGACTCAGCCATTGGTGGCTTGTTCCAGGCCCACACAGAACGGCGCCTCATAGCCAGCTGCCAGCAATTTCAGACTGTTTGCTACCATCCAGACAGTAACGAGCCTAATTCCCCGGAGTGTATTGTCGACAAGTTAATCCAGCAGCACTGCTGCGTGCGCAAGCGTAGCTGAAACTTCggctctccagcttcagccCTGTC contains the following coding sequences:
- a CDS encoding uncharacterized protein (antiSMASH:Cluster_6.2), translated to MADSDSPELFLRALGMRTKTGRSSKPLVGLPATKLELRPAESAIVAEPQYSCLVEDGQIFHYDQRLSDFLPMSNELPGALHLLHLKIQQSWDLGSQIQASRVGEDFSTPRISTNDNFYIDSDLPEYLRDSGTDRVSNSNKGLLYIQGVQAGYRRH